One segment of Curtobacterium sp. MR_MD2014 DNA contains the following:
- a CDS encoding polysaccharide pyruvyl transferase family protein — protein MIDRIGRSVPRTMDQLREETRDVFASLLGTHREVALLDFPNHQNVGDAMIWRGELDHLRAIGVRVHYSSDVQRFSPALLEKLVPEGPILLHGGGNFGDLWPQFQIFREQVVQRFPKRKIVQLPQSIEFQDEAAAARANEIFAQHPDFHLLVRDRRSYERARALLPDVQTSFCHDAALGWQPSTETSARRQGILVLARRDHERGAGILPAVRAALGPQDEVADWGLRSLDKALWQVSRMPLGLARKFPGLGSSRSYYVLMKLSYAALNRLNLRDGQRLFNARALVATDRLHAHVLALLLGKPHVVADNSYGKIAGVIEASTKDLGEFLFIDDESDAAAWLQARKSTPERAKRGRA, from the coding sequence ATGATCGACCGGATCGGTAGGAGCGTTCCGCGCACGATGGACCAGCTGCGGGAGGAGACGCGAGACGTCTTCGCCTCGCTCCTCGGTACGCATCGCGAAGTGGCACTGCTCGACTTCCCGAACCACCAGAACGTGGGCGATGCGATGATCTGGCGCGGTGAACTCGACCACCTGCGAGCAATCGGTGTCCGTGTGCACTACAGCTCCGACGTTCAGCGATTCTCACCCGCGCTCCTGGAGAAGCTCGTCCCGGAGGGACCGATCCTGCTGCACGGCGGCGGTAATTTCGGAGACCTGTGGCCACAGTTCCAGATCTTCCGTGAGCAGGTAGTTCAGAGGTTCCCGAAGCGGAAGATCGTACAACTCCCGCAATCGATCGAGTTTCAGGATGAAGCGGCTGCTGCGCGCGCCAACGAGATCTTCGCGCAGCACCCCGACTTTCACTTGCTGGTACGTGATCGGCGCTCGTACGAACGAGCTCGGGCATTACTGCCTGACGTGCAGACGTCGTTCTGCCACGATGCGGCCCTCGGCTGGCAGCCCTCGACCGAGACGTCCGCTCGCAGGCAGGGCATCCTGGTTCTTGCACGCCGGGACCACGAGCGGGGAGCAGGGATCCTACCGGCGGTCCGAGCAGCGCTCGGACCGCAAGACGAGGTCGCTGATTGGGGCCTACGCAGCCTCGACAAGGCCCTCTGGCAGGTGAGCCGGATGCCGCTCGGACTGGCGCGGAAGTTCCCCGGACTCGGATCGTCTCGCAGTTACTACGTGTTGATGAAGCTGTCCTACGCTGCCCTCAATCGCCTGAACCTTCGTGACGGGCAACGGCTGTTCAACGCACGCGCGCTGGTCGCGACAGACCGACTGCACGCCCATGTACTCGCATTGCTGCTCGGCAAACCCCACGTCGTTGCGGACAACTCGTACGGAAAGATCGCGGGTGTGATCGAAGCCAGTACCAAGGATCTTGGAGAGTTCTTGTTCATCGACGATGAGAGCGATGCTGCTGCTTGGCTCCAGGCCCGCAAGAGCACGCCCGAGCGGGCAAAGCGAGGTCGAGCGTGA
- a CDS encoding glycosyltransferase family 4 protein, with product MHFAEGRDVSTWERRHQQGEVPDRWPYGLDGLTKHFPTAKAREVGALAPTKLLRSLFLRRSGPVDGGSVQLSWEEDVALRMLQESPTGKVLTGVIWATDTDSSLSAKVKRFLIRRALRRAHLVWALSRPQVDVVSRWLGPGGPPVRYLRFGVDPDFWAEQQFPQRPMLFSAGGDRDRDPATLLKAIEIVRRTRPDIDVLVQSRTALTPPDGVKIVPYLTHSELRAAYGRASVVAIATRPNLHASGMTVSLEAMAVGRPVVITSTAGIDDYVAHGSTGFLVQPGDHEAMARHIIGLLDDHAAAATMGRRARERVEEHFTSARMSDDIAAFAMTI from the coding sequence GTGCACTTCGCCGAGGGGCGAGACGTCTCGACCTGGGAACGGCGGCATCAGCAAGGCGAGGTGCCGGACCGGTGGCCCTACGGCCTGGATGGATTGACCAAGCACTTCCCGACTGCGAAGGCTCGGGAGGTCGGGGCACTCGCTCCGACGAAGTTGCTCCGATCGCTCTTCCTCAGACGGAGTGGACCCGTCGATGGCGGGTCTGTCCAGCTGAGCTGGGAAGAGGACGTCGCGCTCCGGATGCTGCAGGAATCGCCGACAGGCAAAGTGTTGACGGGCGTGATCTGGGCAACTGACACAGACTCGTCGCTCAGCGCGAAGGTCAAGCGCTTCCTCATCCGTCGTGCGCTTCGTCGTGCACACCTCGTCTGGGCCTTGAGTCGTCCGCAAGTCGACGTCGTTTCACGCTGGCTCGGGCCGGGCGGCCCGCCTGTTCGCTACCTCCGGTTCGGCGTGGACCCAGATTTCTGGGCAGAACAGCAGTTCCCGCAACGGCCCATGCTGTTCAGCGCAGGGGGCGACCGGGACCGGGACCCGGCGACACTCCTCAAAGCCATTGAGATCGTACGACGCACCCGACCGGACATCGATGTCCTCGTGCAGTCGCGGACGGCTCTTACGCCCCCTGACGGCGTGAAGATCGTTCCGTACCTCACTCACTCTGAGCTGCGAGCCGCCTACGGTCGTGCAAGCGTCGTAGCAATCGCCACCAGGCCGAACCTGCATGCATCAGGGATGACCGTGTCGCTCGAGGCGATGGCGGTCGGCCGACCAGTGGTGATCACCTCCACAGCCGGCATCGACGACTACGTCGCGCACGGCAGCACTGGTTTCCTGGTGCAACCCGGGGACCACGAGGCAATGGCCCGCCACATCATCGGCCTGCTCGACGACCACGCGGCTGCGGCGACCATGGGGCGTCGAGCACGTGAGCGGGTGGAGGAGCACTTCACCTCGGCGCGGATGTCAGACGACATCGCTGCGTTCGCAATGACCATCTGA
- a CDS encoding acyltransferase family protein, with protein sequence MAVEHARPARENALDFLRLFAASVVVLAHAQADFRTSFLWNASQLFDGVGMFFIMSGMLVYRSGETTWIRTGRWRDFFWNRYLRVAPGIYAFAVVAPLVLLAAGAIALADLLSYPIVVWLGSSLLLLPNYDPPIWENVGTGVINGQLYTIPAEVSFYLVVPVLVMAAQRFGFPKMLAVFILGTLIVNSLVGLAGTTAEAVIHHTFVERAGFFAAGMFWAKYRDRIPARWWLFALSCLVYLPVKLLALNTDALGPLSPFLIAVPLSYMVVFFGYHGPRWLGRITTWIGDLSYSTYIWHVLVINLLLWSGVVTSWWLVPLALVITWGIAWLSWRTVEKPALRLKRLSSRDVTVAPGATP encoded by the coding sequence GTGGCCGTCGAACATGCTCGCCCGGCGCGTGAGAACGCTCTCGACTTCCTCCGTCTCTTCGCAGCCTCAGTCGTGGTACTCGCCCATGCGCAGGCTGACTTCCGCACAAGCTTCCTCTGGAACGCATCGCAACTCTTCGACGGTGTCGGCATGTTCTTCATCATGAGCGGCATGCTCGTCTACAGATCGGGCGAAACCACGTGGATCCGAACGGGGCGCTGGCGCGATTTCTTCTGGAATCGCTACTTGCGGGTCGCACCGGGCATATACGCGTTCGCTGTCGTCGCCCCACTCGTCCTACTTGCTGCCGGAGCGATTGCGCTCGCCGATCTTCTCAGCTATCCGATCGTTGTGTGGCTCGGTAGCAGCCTACTTCTGTTGCCGAACTACGATCCGCCAATTTGGGAGAACGTCGGAACCGGCGTGATCAACGGCCAGCTGTACACCATCCCTGCCGAGGTCAGTTTCTACCTGGTCGTACCAGTTCTCGTGATGGCCGCTCAACGTTTCGGCTTCCCGAAGATGCTGGCGGTTTTCATCTTGGGAACACTGATCGTGAACAGTCTCGTCGGTTTGGCTGGAACGACGGCCGAAGCCGTCATCCACCACACCTTCGTAGAGCGGGCCGGCTTCTTCGCTGCGGGCATGTTCTGGGCGAAGTATCGAGACAGGATTCCCGCTCGATGGTGGCTGTTTGCCTTGAGCTGCCTTGTGTACCTGCCCGTCAAGCTCCTCGCTCTGAATACTGATGCGCTTGGACCTCTGTCGCCGTTCCTGATCGCCGTACCGCTGAGCTACATGGTCGTGTTCTTCGGTTACCACGGCCCACGATGGCTCGGAAGGATCACCACCTGGATAGGGGATCTCAGCTACAGCACCTACATCTGGCACGTACTGGTGATCAACCTGCTCCTTTGGTCCGGAGTGGTTACATCTTGGTGGCTCGTCCCGTTGGCGCTCGTCATTACCTGGGGGATCGCCTGGCTCTCGTGGAGGACTGTCGAGAAGCCAGCGCTCAGGCTCAAGCGACTCTCCAGCCGCGACGTCACAGTCGCGCCGGGCGCAACACCTTGA
- a CDS encoding O-antigen ligase family protein has product MQRIIIPAGSVVATLLAAYAIVQSPLALVPLLAVGVVLLLLMRPTWSIYLALILSSIALPAALPTTFELAGATLHAHEPFLLVALVYSLTQYPSTRRSNLIVLAFAASIAVALLVGFAQQNAVSKILYDVRPLLECVAAAMIASRIFGTPLGHQCFKVLGWVLWISAAVTLAGATTGLEVGGRTEDASLTLVSGNSAAATRLLTEATFPALAVLCAVVALSVAGRIRIVDSWMLSAPALLITVLSFSRNSILAVAVAILFAVVASRSVGSFVRGSLIVITALSVFGLLVLLGPVLSTLPGGDFVNTQVHSYSDRVIGGLTSTVQSTDPSVQFRARENSFLMQGFLSSPFIGHGFGYAYKPSTGTASFLVDYAPYFAHNFYGWVAVKGGAVSVLLLVASFASPLLRAAKCASTSTFALATAFVAMLAVSIVAPVALSTNSAVLFGGLLGALAASTDRNSRNEPVVETLPVLATR; this is encoded by the coding sequence GTGCAGAGAATCATCATCCCGGCGGGGAGCGTGGTCGCGACGCTTCTCGCGGCCTACGCGATCGTGCAGTCGCCCCTGGCCCTGGTTCCTCTGCTCGCAGTGGGCGTCGTTCTGCTCTTGCTCATGCGGCCGACCTGGTCGATCTACCTGGCATTGATACTGTCGAGTATCGCGCTCCCAGCGGCGTTGCCTACGACGTTCGAACTGGCCGGCGCCACGCTGCACGCGCACGAGCCGTTCCTCCTCGTCGCTCTTGTCTACTCCTTGACGCAGTACCCAAGTACCCGTAGATCGAACCTGATCGTTCTTGCGTTCGCAGCATCCATCGCTGTCGCACTGCTCGTTGGTTTCGCGCAACAGAACGCGGTGTCGAAGATCCTCTACGACGTGCGCCCTCTACTTGAGTGCGTTGCCGCCGCCATGATCGCGTCCCGCATCTTCGGGACGCCTCTCGGGCATCAATGCTTCAAGGTGCTCGGATGGGTGCTCTGGATATCGGCCGCGGTCACCCTCGCGGGAGCGACGACGGGCCTCGAGGTTGGCGGTCGTACAGAGGACGCTTCACTGACCTTGGTGTCGGGTAACAGCGCGGCAGCGACGCGTCTTCTCACCGAGGCGACCTTCCCGGCTCTCGCAGTCCTGTGCGCCGTCGTAGCGCTCTCCGTCGCGGGACGTATCCGGATCGTTGACTCGTGGATGCTCAGTGCGCCGGCACTCCTGATCACAGTGCTCAGCTTCTCGCGCAACTCGATCCTTGCTGTTGCGGTTGCCATCCTCTTCGCAGTCGTCGCTAGTCGAAGCGTCGGCTCCTTCGTGCGCGGTTCCCTCATCGTCATCACGGCTCTTTCGGTCTTCGGGCTCCTCGTCTTGTTGGGACCCGTGCTCTCAACGCTCCCTGGCGGTGACTTCGTCAATACGCAGGTACACAGCTACAGCGATCGAGTCATCGGCGGGCTCACTTCGACAGTTCAGTCCACCGACCCGTCCGTTCAGTTCCGTGCTCGGGAGAACTCGTTCCTGATGCAGGGATTCCTCTCGTCACCGTTCATTGGCCACGGTTTCGGGTATGCCTACAAGCCGTCCACGGGCACCGCAAGCTTCCTCGTGGACTATGCGCCGTACTTCGCCCACAACTTCTACGGATGGGTCGCAGTCAAGGGCGGAGCGGTGAGCGTTCTACTACTCGTCGCTAGTTTCGCGAGCCCCCTGCTGCGCGCGGCAAAGTGCGCCTCGACTTCGACCTTCGCGCTTGCGACTGCCTTCGTCGCCATGCTCGCGGTATCGATCGTCGCCCCGGTTGCTTTGAGCACAAACTCCGCTGTGCTGTTCGGCGGTCTTCTCGGCGCACTCGCGGCTTCGACGGACAGGAACTCCCGGAACGAGCCAGTTGTCGAAACGCTTCCGGTGCTTGCGACACGCTGA
- a CDS encoding glycosyltransferase family protein, which translates to MTRRTLVINPLGGALLHYRSELVSVLRESLQDPLVLEFEEPSVSHESRYRWVSRYIKSLMIARSRQRRAPGSTAIITWPVLGYLDLLLTAVVLPNSWLTVHDPVPLVRAVGYGKLARSAARTLGRHAKIIVLSHQASDEVRRALPRATIRVLPHPILEPDLQRQRPEHTVIRVLGQYKADRDTDLLRSIAAEHPASRCTITGRGWPKVAGWEVDDRFVPEAELDDLIRSASVVLIPYRRFFQSGVAVRCLETGTPFVGPSDSSLSDLLSERLDLLAESSSADWIRAIRAALGVSEHEMTSISAQARGRAAHEWAAM; encoded by the coding sequence TTGACGCGGCGCACACTGGTGATCAACCCTCTCGGTGGTGCACTTCTCCACTACCGTTCGGAACTCGTCAGCGTCCTGCGGGAATCGCTGCAGGACCCGCTGGTCCTCGAGTTCGAGGAACCATCGGTGAGCCATGAGTCTCGCTACCGCTGGGTGAGCAGGTACATCAAATCCCTGATGATCGCTCGTTCCCGGCAACGCCGGGCGCCCGGAAGTACCGCGATCATCACCTGGCCGGTGCTCGGCTACCTGGACCTTCTGCTGACGGCGGTTGTCCTTCCCAACTCCTGGCTGACCGTGCATGATCCCGTACCGCTGGTCCGTGCAGTCGGGTACGGCAAGCTGGCTCGTTCCGCAGCACGCACCCTGGGTCGCCACGCGAAGATCATCGTCCTGAGCCATCAAGCATCGGACGAAGTGCGGCGGGCGCTCCCTCGTGCAACGATCCGCGTGCTTCCCCATCCGATCCTCGAACCGGACCTGCAGCGACAGCGCCCGGAGCACACGGTCATACGGGTCCTCGGGCAGTACAAGGCGGACCGAGATACCGATCTCCTGCGATCGATCGCTGCGGAACATCCCGCGTCACGGTGCACGATCACGGGTCGAGGCTGGCCGAAGGTGGCCGGCTGGGAGGTCGACGACCGCTTCGTTCCGGAAGCAGAACTCGACGACCTCATCCGTTCAGCCTCGGTCGTGCTCATCCCGTACCGCCGCTTCTTCCAGAGCGGCGTCGCGGTTCGGTGTCTCGAGACCGGGACGCCGTTTGTCGGCCCCTCAGACAGTTCATTGTCTGATCTACTTTCCGAGAGGCTCGATTTGCTGGCGGAGTCGTCATCCGCTGACTGGATCCGCGCCATCCGCGCAGCGCTCGGTGTATCCGAACACGAAATGACCTCGATATCCGCCCAGGCAAGAGGGCGCGCCGCGCACGAATGGGCAGCGATGTAG
- a CDS encoding glycosyltransferase yields MTTKKVLGAIVVHHRSYETIEKVLSDLVHEGVAPENIVVVDNSDQDDSEDRLRTLLPGSTRLLSVANHGYGAAVNAGVRELQAHATYDLLLVATHEVEIADGSVGALVDAVRSAPNIGAAGPTLISRVDGADKVWSTGGRFTRWARVPRHHDHRADVHAVQQSGSPTRREWLDGAFVLYRAQLLSELRVNEVFFMYVEEVDLHLRIARAGFEVVWVPEARVRQSSNGTPMLYFGRNLALLHRLNGESRRLVLLPFVALRMALPLVVRRRSLRPVIDVVKGIVRGLTERMTR; encoded by the coding sequence ATGACGACGAAGAAGGTCCTCGGAGCAATCGTCGTTCATCACCGCAGCTACGAAACAATCGAGAAAGTACTGTCCGACCTGGTGCACGAGGGGGTGGCGCCAGAGAACATCGTCGTTGTCGACAACAGCGATCAAGACGATTCCGAAGACCGACTCAGGACGCTCCTGCCGGGTTCAACCCGACTGCTCAGCGTGGCAAATCACGGATACGGTGCCGCTGTGAACGCCGGTGTGCGAGAGCTCCAGGCGCACGCAACGTACGATCTCCTCCTCGTCGCAACGCACGAGGTTGAGATTGCCGACGGTTCTGTAGGCGCCCTCGTCGACGCGGTTCGCTCTGCACCGAACATCGGTGCCGCCGGTCCGACCCTCATCAGCAGGGTGGACGGCGCGGACAAGGTGTGGTCGACCGGTGGACGGTTCACACGGTGGGCGAGAGTACCGCGGCACCACGATCATCGAGCGGACGTCCACGCGGTGCAGCAGTCGGGGTCACCAACTCGTCGAGAGTGGCTCGACGGCGCGTTCGTCCTCTACAGAGCGCAGCTGCTGTCAGAACTTCGGGTCAACGAAGTCTTCTTCATGTACGTCGAAGAGGTTGACCTCCACCTTCGGATAGCTCGAGCCGGTTTCGAGGTCGTTTGGGTTCCTGAGGCAAGGGTTCGCCAGAGCTCGAACGGCACGCCCATGTTGTACTTCGGACGGAACCTCGCGCTTCTGCACCGTCTCAACGGCGAATCTCGACGCCTGGTACTACTGCCGTTCGTCGCCTTGAGAATGGCGCTACCTCTTGTGGTTCGGAGGAGATCCTTGCGACCTGTCATCGACGTGGTGAAGGGAATCGTTCGAGGTCTGACCGAGAGGATGACCCGTTGA
- a CDS encoding glycosyltransferase, whose amino-acid sequence MTAGGRSVRIYPELRAAQVERHEQLVPAEGWYFKTNYDITGEVAPAFVPMSTLKALLTLAFAEVETLEVPELLWARELPRTLALLVVHKLTSRRSARRVFYAIENNDPETALLGTRKVPRWISAPLRGALGLSARWLIDAVVYGSEGSRRAYQSLPLVRGMHSTLIEELPGRPTGPALPEDRRGAVFVGALETRKGVPALMKAWEMIETGHADRQIRIIGNGELVSEVRTWSDKNPAQRIFLGQLPHDQVHDILTQSSVLAAPSLREGRWREQIGLPIKEALRAGVTVVSTPDTGLADWLVTNGHHVEQIDALAGALAAALDAPLHPAEVIRALPQFDGRVAADHWLRRSTEAAS is encoded by the coding sequence ATGACGGCAGGCGGTCGTTCTGTCCGCATCTACCCTGAGCTCAGGGCTGCGCAGGTGGAGCGACACGAGCAGCTGGTGCCAGCAGAAGGTTGGTACTTCAAGACGAACTACGACATCACCGGCGAGGTTGCTCCGGCTTTCGTTCCGATGTCGACCCTCAAGGCCCTTCTGACACTGGCCTTCGCGGAGGTTGAGACGCTTGAAGTACCCGAGCTTCTCTGGGCTCGCGAACTTCCGCGCACGCTCGCGCTGCTGGTGGTTCACAAGTTGACATCGCGGCGATCGGCCAGACGTGTCTTCTATGCCATCGAGAACAACGATCCTGAGACTGCCCTGCTCGGCACACGCAAAGTTCCGAGGTGGATCTCCGCTCCTCTGCGCGGAGCCCTCGGACTCTCCGCTCGTTGGTTGATCGATGCCGTCGTCTACGGGTCAGAAGGGTCCCGTCGGGCGTACCAGAGCTTGCCGCTCGTCCGGGGGATGCACTCCACTCTGATCGAGGAACTTCCTGGACGGCCGACCGGACCTGCGCTGCCCGAAGACCGGCGCGGCGCGGTCTTCGTGGGTGCGCTCGAGACACGCAAGGGGGTTCCCGCACTGATGAAGGCTTGGGAAATGATCGAAACGGGTCACGCGGATCGGCAGATCCGGATCATCGGGAACGGGGAGCTCGTCTCAGAGGTCCGCACCTGGTCGGACAAGAACCCAGCGCAACGAATATTCCTCGGACAACTTCCACACGATCAGGTTCACGACATCCTCACCCAGAGCTCCGTGCTCGCGGCCCCGTCCCTCCGAGAAGGCCGCTGGCGCGAACAGATCGGGCTGCCGATCAAGGAAGCGCTGCGGGCCGGAGTGACGGTGGTGAGCACCCCGGACACGGGCCTAGCAGACTGGCTCGTCACGAACGGTCATCACGTGGAGCAGATCGACGCTCTCGCGGGTGCCCTTGCCGCAGCCCTCGATGCGCCGCTGCATCCGGCCGAAGTGATCCGGGCGCTACCGCAGTTCGATGGCCGTGTTGCAGCGGACCATTGGCTGCGGCGAAGCACCGAGGCGGCATCATGA